AATATCTTGACGAGCAATTGAACCTCGCACCCCCGGAGGTTATAGCCTCAAAAACAGAACATACCATCGCAGCGCAAATTCTCGGAAATCTCAACGATGATGGACAATTGGAGCTCGAATTGTTTCAGGTGCCGTGTGAATTCCTGTCTCAACTCAATGAAGAGGTGCTTTCAACAGAACTGCACATTTTTATTCAAAAAAAAATATCAGCAGCGACGGGCGACCCTGATTTTCAATTTTCAAAAACTGCTACAATCGCTGTGAAAGATACAATGTGCCCTTCCTCAGAAAATCGGGGCATGCCTGCACATCGGGCATGGAAAATTAACGACAAAGACAACAAAAAAACATATACTATTCTATATGAATGTCCGACAGACAGTTGTAAACCGGCACTTATCTTTTACCAACTTACGTTGGATGATATTGCTGAAACTGTTGGTTGTGATACAGCACTCGTTGAAAATGTACTGCGTAAGATACAAGATAATTTTGAACCCATTGGGATAGCACATCGAGATATAAGAGAGGCATTACTGATACAGATTCGCAATTATATGATGAATGATGGGAATCCTGGGCATCGTTGCACGCTTCCCCTTGCCCACAAAATCATCAAAAATCACTTTGAGGCTTTTCTAAATCAGCAGTGGGATGGCATCGCGGATGCCCTGAAAGTTGACATCACAGCGATAGATGCAGCTGCGAAGTGGATAGGAAGGCTATCACCGCATCCCGGTCGCTACTTCACAGATCCTACGACTCGATCGCTCAAAAAATCCTCCGCAACAGAAATTATCACACCAGACGTGGAGATACAATACCTGAATGGAAAGTATCAAGCTATCTCTGTGGATAACCACATACCGCGCTTACAGATGAATCCTTACTATCTAAATCTGATGCGCAATCGACCAGATACCTTGGATGCTGAAGCAAAAGCATGGATAGAGAAACGGTATCGTGATGCGACAAATTTACTCAGCAGTCTCGCCCAACGCGGTAGCACGATTGCTCGGGTCACCGAGGCAATTTTTGAGGTGCAAACGGAATTTCTAACACAAGGCGTTAAAAGTATTAAACCCCTGACCTTGAGAACAATAGCTGAAAAAATAGGAATTCACGAATCAACCGTCAGCCGAGTAACGAGCAATAAATATGTCCAAACCCAACACGGTATGTATCCCCTTCGGTTCTTCTTCAGTAATGAATTAGCCACCACACAGGGGGACGCAGTCTCTGCCAAACAGGTGAAAAATCTCATTCAAGAGATGGTTAATGCCGAAGTCGCCTCGAAACCGCTCAGCGATCAAGCAATTAGTAATGCCCTGAAGGCGAAAGGTATCTTGC
The Candidatus Poribacteria bacterium genome window above contains:
- the rpoN gene encoding RNA polymerase factor sigma-54, which gives rise to MYKAQLTQAPQLTQKTSITPRLQQALKVLNMPLQELTQFISQELQQNPFLELEEDDEIARPTEESDPDAEWNEPEENLDREDSTIDIDWETAFEDRVSVSERINSRYSDTDELQPDLAHEGSLHEYLDEQLNLAPPEVIASKTEHTIAAQILGNLNDDGQLELELFQVPCEFLSQLNEEVLSTELHIFIQKKISAATGDPDFQFSKTATIAVKDTMCPSSENRGMPAHRAWKINDKDNKKTYTILYECPTDSCKPALIFYQLTLDDIAETVGCDTALVENVLRKIQDNFEPIGIAHRDIREALLIQIRNYMMNDGNPGHRCTLPLAHKIIKNHFEAFLNQQWDGIADALKVDITAIDAAAKWIGRLSPHPGRYFTDPTTRSLKKSSATEIITPDVEIQYLNGKYQAISVDNHIPRLQMNPYYLNLMRNRPDTLDAEAKAWIEKRYRDATNLLSSLAQRGSTIARVTEAIFEVQTEFLTQGVKSIKPLTLRTIAEKIGIHESTVSRVTSNKYVQTQHGMYPLRFFFSNELATTQGDAVSAKQVKNLIQEMVNAEVASKPLSDQAISNALKAKGILLARRTVQKYRDELGIPTSRERSKAKSI